The Pseudarthrobacter sp. NS4 genome includes a window with the following:
- a CDS encoding TetR/AcrR family transcriptional regulator produces MPSDDLITATRTGRPVSIDPDAIAALALKMFAERGYEQTSMEDIARQAGVGRKSLYRHFANKADLVWGGMGPVVEASEHALESAPAASTSRREALDGLREAVIASVAVLPDLAVTRGRLRLIAEHPELMGRSYDFLGSRREQAASYLTQRGIPAETARYLCAALIGASFEAWLHWAASDDPDPVPYLRRALSVLSVG; encoded by the coding sequence ATGCCTTCGGATGACCTGATCACAGCCACACGTACGGGACGACCTGTCAGCATCGACCCTGACGCGATCGCCGCATTGGCCCTCAAGATGTTTGCCGAGCGCGGTTACGAGCAGACCTCAATGGAGGACATTGCCCGCCAGGCAGGCGTCGGGCGCAAGAGCCTCTATCGCCATTTCGCCAACAAAGCCGACCTGGTCTGGGGCGGTATGGGACCGGTGGTTGAGGCGTCGGAACATGCACTTGAATCAGCGCCTGCAGCTTCCACGTCCCGGCGCGAGGCCCTGGACGGACTTCGCGAGGCTGTTATCGCCAGCGTAGCCGTCCTCCCGGATCTGGCAGTGACCCGCGGGCGTCTCCGGCTGATCGCCGAACACCCGGAACTGATGGGCCGAAGCTACGATTTCCTGGGCTCCCGTCGCGAGCAGGCCGCGTCCTACCTCACCCAAAGGGGCATCCCCGCGGAAACTGCCCGCTACCTGTGCGCCGCCCTCATCGGCGCGTCATTCGAAGCCTGGCTGCACTGGGCGGCAAGTGATGATCCCGACCCGGTCCCCTATCTTCGGCGGGCCCTGTCGGTGCTGAGCGTGGGCTAA
- a CDS encoding rhamnogalacturonan acetylesterase, translated as MLSSALTPARPGKTAKRTVAVGLAAAVLLSGAGLTLAAAPEASAEPSNYRFDFGNGPVEDGYTGVSATDAYSPEARYGFNTPGHMVNVPAKGTGAGSDAVRFLQFGTRSSNTFNVDLKEGLYKVTVTLGDTSRASIAAEGVFQEMNLTGNGATASFEMPVLDGQLNLLVTEGKVGTAFTLSSLVIEKVSRHPEMDPTIWVGGDSTVASYYPLDSSVQGGWGQMLPQFVDPEEFGVRNIATGGQIARGFRNGGQLEAILQYIKPGDLFLLEMGINDTAAKNATTEAEFKEIMRDMVRQVAATGATPVLVTPQGRATDFVDGVHTSVNRWYRNSTVALAQEEGVHLVDLNVLASRYFTEIGPEATLALFMTGDTLHPNRAGAIELARLLAEDLARQGL; from the coding sequence ATGCTCAGCAGCGCCCTAACCCCCGCCAGACCTGGCAAGACCGCCAAACGGACTGTCGCCGTCGGGCTGGCCGCCGCCGTCCTGCTCAGCGGCGCTGGACTGACCCTGGCCGCAGCCCCCGAAGCCAGCGCCGAACCCAGCAACTATCGCTTTGATTTCGGTAACGGGCCTGTAGAGGACGGCTACACCGGTGTCAGCGCAACGGATGCCTACAGCCCCGAAGCACGCTACGGGTTCAACACCCCCGGGCACATGGTGAACGTTCCCGCCAAGGGAACCGGCGCGGGAAGCGACGCCGTGCGCTTCCTCCAGTTCGGCACCAGGAGCAGCAACACATTCAACGTGGACCTCAAGGAAGGCCTCTACAAGGTGACCGTCACTCTGGGCGACACATCCAGGGCCAGCATCGCCGCCGAAGGGGTCTTCCAGGAGATGAACCTGACCGGAAACGGCGCCACGGCCTCCTTTGAAATGCCCGTCCTGGACGGCCAGCTCAACCTCCTGGTCACCGAGGGCAAGGTGGGAACCGCGTTCACGCTCAGTTCGCTGGTTATCGAGAAGGTGTCCCGCCATCCCGAAATGGACCCGACCATCTGGGTGGGCGGGGATTCCACGGTTGCCAGTTACTACCCCCTGGATTCCAGTGTGCAGGGCGGGTGGGGCCAGATGCTGCCGCAGTTCGTGGATCCGGAGGAGTTCGGTGTCCGGAACATCGCCACGGGCGGCCAAATTGCCCGCGGCTTCCGCAATGGCGGCCAGCTCGAAGCCATCCTGCAATACATCAAGCCCGGCGACCTGTTTCTGCTGGAAATGGGCATCAACGACACTGCCGCAAAGAACGCCACCACCGAGGCGGAGTTCAAGGAGATCATGCGGGACATGGTCCGGCAGGTAGCCGCGACCGGAGCCACGCCGGTACTGGTGACCCCGCAGGGCCGCGCCACCGACTTTGTGGACGGCGTCCACACCTCGGTGAACCGCTGGTACCGGAACTCCACGGTGGCCCTGGCCCAGGAGGAAGGCGTGCACCTGGTGGACCTGAACGTGCTGGCGTCCCGGTACTTCACGGAAATTGGTCCGGAAGCAACGCTTGCCCTGTTCATGACCGGCGACACCCTCCACCCGAACCGCGCCGGCGCCATTGAACTCGCGCGCCTGTTGGCTGAGGACCTGGCCCGGCAGGGCCTGTAA
- a CDS encoding GlxA family transcriptional regulator: MRIAVYAFDGATMFHLAVPQMVFDEVARQGLAGWKTVLFSDREGGITTAEGYRLGEIKGPEAAEEADVVVVPSWFDDGRVPSDSLRQVLQGAHGRGVPVLGLCLGAIPLADAGLLAGRRAVTHWQAFDSLAARHPDVPLDQSVLYIDHGDVLTSAGTASALDACLHLVRAKLGAEAANQVARSLVIAPHREGGQAQYIEQPVPERSTDDPISRLLEWALGRLGEPLTIDRLAAQAHLSRRTFVRAFRTATGTTPAAWIRARRLDAARRLLETTDLSIDQISADCGFGNAVTLRQNFASAFSTTPTEYRRRFDARLG; this comes from the coding sequence ATGCGGATCGCGGTGTACGCCTTCGATGGGGCGACGATGTTTCACCTCGCCGTGCCGCAGATGGTTTTTGACGAGGTGGCCCGCCAAGGTCTTGCCGGGTGGAAGACGGTCCTCTTTTCTGATCGGGAAGGCGGGATCACCACCGCAGAGGGCTATCGGCTGGGTGAGATAAAAGGCCCGGAGGCTGCGGAAGAAGCGGACGTGGTGGTGGTGCCCTCATGGTTCGACGACGGGCGCGTCCCCAGCGATTCGCTGCGGCAGGTGCTTCAAGGGGCGCATGGTCGCGGGGTGCCAGTTCTAGGGTTATGCCTCGGCGCGATTCCGCTGGCAGACGCGGGGCTGCTTGCAGGGCGTCGTGCAGTCACGCATTGGCAGGCTTTCGATTCCCTTGCTGCGCGGCACCCCGATGTCCCGCTCGACCAGTCTGTGCTCTATATCGACCACGGTGATGTGCTGACCTCGGCCGGCACCGCCTCCGCCCTCGATGCCTGCCTGCACCTGGTCCGCGCAAAACTTGGAGCGGAGGCGGCAAATCAGGTGGCACGCAGCCTCGTCATCGCGCCGCACCGGGAGGGTGGGCAGGCGCAGTACATTGAGCAGCCGGTGCCGGAGCGCTCCACCGACGATCCGATCTCACGGCTGCTCGAGTGGGCACTGGGCCGCCTGGGGGAACCCCTGACCATCGACCGTCTTGCCGCGCAGGCACACCTGAGCCGTCGTACATTTGTCCGCGCCTTCCGGACAGCAACGGGGACAACGCCGGCCGCATGGATACGCGCCCGCCGTCTTGACGCAGCCCGGCGCCTGCTCGAGACCACGGACCTGTCGATAGACCAGATCTCGGCGGACTGTGGATTCGGCAACGCCGTCACACTCCGGCAAAACTTCGCTTCCGCCTTTTCCACGACGCCAACGGAGTACAGGCGGCGCTTTGACGCCCGGCTTGGCTAA
- a CDS encoding sensor histidine kinase, producing MANKAALDEEITTVGGVLTDQHPLDFHTLGLAGCIDRLTAPLRRRGTVVRWDTPHWGIEIPAACASLLYQAAREALSNAYKYSEASRLTVQLAAVGHGIRLVVADDGSGFDSNLAASGRHHGYGLRLMSVAVQEAGGSVDISSRPGYGTSVTVTLPLD from the coding sequence ATGGCAAACAAAGCAGCACTCGACGAAGAAATCACCACTGTGGGAGGGGTGCTGACAGATCAGCATCCCCTCGACTTCCACACCCTGGGGCTGGCCGGCTGCATCGACCGGCTTACGGCACCCCTCCGCCGGCGGGGGACCGTGGTCCGCTGGGATACTCCGCACTGGGGCATCGAGATTCCGGCGGCCTGCGCATCCCTGCTGTACCAGGCGGCGCGCGAGGCGCTCAGCAACGCGTACAAGTACTCGGAGGCGTCCCGGCTGACGGTCCAACTGGCGGCCGTGGGCCACGGCATCCGCCTGGTAGTGGCCGACGACGGCTCGGGGTTTGACAGCAATCTCGCCGCGTCCGGGCGTCACCACGGATACGGGCTGCGGCTCATGTCCGTAGCTGTACAGGAAGCCGGAGGCTCCGTGGATATCAGCTCGCGCCCGGGCTACGGCACCAGCGTAACGGTGACGCTGCCGCTGGACTAA
- a CDS encoding DMT family transporter has product MKWILLAGAILSEVTASLYLKAALDNPAFFVVVVVGYSASFGFLAAVLRKGLGLGVAYGIWAALGVTLTVLLAALIFGEALTPVMMIGVAMVIGGVLCVELGSHKSPEEEPIKEMVRS; this is encoded by the coding sequence ATGAAGTGGATTCTTCTCGCCGGCGCGATCCTGAGTGAGGTGACTGCTTCCCTTTACCTGAAAGCGGCCCTGGACAATCCTGCCTTCTTTGTGGTGGTTGTCGTCGGTTACTCCGCGTCCTTCGGCTTCCTCGCAGCGGTCCTCCGTAAAGGCCTGGGCCTCGGCGTTGCCTACGGCATCTGGGCTGCGCTGGGGGTAACACTCACCGTGCTGCTGGCCGCCCTCATCTTTGGTGAAGCGCTGACCCCCGTGATGATGATCGGAGTCGCCATGGTCATCGGCGGGGTGCTCTGCGTGGAACTCGGGTCCCATAAATCGCCGGAAGAAGAACCGATAAAAGAAATGGTTCGCTCATGA
- a CDS encoding NADPH-dependent FMN reductase, with protein MAPFKIGYFVGSLATGSINRVLANALIKLAPEDLEFTEIPIKDLPLYSYDYDADFPPEGRALKEAIEASDGILFVSPEYNRSIPGALKNAIDWGSRPWGNNSFARKPTGIIGASVGSIGTAVMQSSFRSVLSFLDAPQLNSPEAYIHYDAAVFGEDGEVRNEDTAKFLRHFMDEYGAFVARVLAANAPGHIGDLEHDSAKLTR; from the coding sequence ATGGCACCATTCAAGATCGGATACTTCGTGGGGAGCCTGGCCACCGGCTCCATCAACCGGGTCCTCGCCAACGCCCTCATCAAACTCGCACCGGAGGACCTGGAGTTCACCGAGATCCCCATCAAGGACCTTCCCCTGTACAGCTACGACTATGATGCCGACTTCCCGCCGGAGGGGCGCGCCCTCAAGGAGGCCATCGAAGCGTCGGATGGCATCCTGTTCGTGTCCCCCGAGTACAACCGATCCATTCCGGGCGCACTCAAGAACGCCATCGACTGGGGATCCCGCCCATGGGGGAACAACTCCTTCGCCCGCAAGCCCACCGGCATCATCGGCGCCTCCGTGGGCAGCATCGGCACCGCGGTGATGCAGTCCTCCTTCCGCAGCGTCCTGAGCTTCCTGGATGCGCCGCAGCTGAACTCCCCCGAGGCCTACATCCACTACGACGCTGCGGTGTTCGGTGAAGATGGCGAGGTCAGGAACGAGGACACCGCCAAGTTCCTTCGGCACTTCATGGATGAATACGGAGCCTTCGTTGCCAGGGTCCTGGCCGCCAATGCCCCCGGCCACATCGGCGACCTTGAGCACGATAGCGCGAAGCTGACGCGCTAG
- a CDS encoding DMT family transporter has product MMWLLLAGAIVTEVTATLFLRVASTGKRRWYIPVGVGYFLAFTLLTLTLKQGMSLGVAYGIWAAAGVALTALASRVFFKEMITPVMMLGLGLIIGGVLLIELGAAH; this is encoded by the coding sequence ATGATGTGGCTGTTGCTGGCAGGGGCAATCGTCACCGAGGTGACCGCCACCCTCTTCCTGCGCGTCGCTTCCACCGGCAAACGCCGCTGGTACATACCTGTCGGCGTCGGATACTTCCTGGCATTCACGCTCCTCACTCTGACCCTGAAACAGGGAATGAGCCTCGGAGTGGCGTACGGCATCTGGGCCGCCGCCGGCGTCGCACTCACCGCCCTTGCCAGCCGCGTCTTCTTTAAGGAGATGATCACCCCCGTGATGATGCTCGGACTCGGCCTCATCATCGGCGGCGTCCTGCTCATCGAGCTCGGCGCAGCGCACTAG
- a CDS encoding SDR family NAD(P)-dependent oxidoreductase: MGNEPAWQEAITPNRFAEKTVIVTGAASGIGQATALRVAKEGGRVIAADISKERLDALVEENKGLDLVPVAGDISTEETVAAVVAAAGGRVDALANVAGIMDNFAPIHEVDDELWDRVFRINVTALMRLTRAVTPLMLDAGAGSVVNVSSEAGIRGSAAGAAYTASKHAVVGLTKNSAVIYGPKGLRFNAVAPGPTITGIVANFGSQMAAERLGPLMQANIPTPATAAQLAASITFLLSDDGTNINGAILASDGGWSAL; encoded by the coding sequence ATGGGCAACGAACCCGCATGGCAGGAAGCCATCACCCCTAACCGTTTTGCCGAAAAAACCGTCATTGTTACCGGTGCCGCGTCCGGCATTGGGCAGGCGACGGCCCTGCGCGTCGCGAAGGAGGGCGGCAGGGTTATCGCCGCGGACATCAGCAAGGAGCGCCTGGATGCGCTGGTGGAAGAGAACAAAGGTTTGGACCTGGTACCCGTTGCCGGCGACATATCCACCGAAGAAACCGTCGCCGCCGTCGTCGCTGCCGCCGGCGGGCGGGTTGATGCCTTGGCCAACGTGGCCGGGATCATGGACAACTTCGCCCCCATCCATGAGGTGGATGACGAACTCTGGGACCGCGTCTTCCGGATCAACGTCACCGCGCTGATGCGCCTGACCCGCGCCGTCACCCCGCTGATGCTCGACGCCGGCGCAGGTTCGGTGGTGAACGTCTCCTCCGAGGCCGGGATCCGCGGCTCGGCCGCTGGCGCCGCCTACACCGCGTCCAAGCACGCCGTCGTCGGCCTGACCAAGAACTCGGCCGTGATCTACGGACCCAAGGGGCTGCGCTTCAACGCGGTCGCCCCCGGGCCCACCATCACCGGGATCGTGGCGAACTTCGGATCGCAGATGGCCGCCGAACGCCTCGGCCCGCTCATGCAGGCCAACATCCCCACCCCCGCCACCGCCGCGCAGCTGGCCGCCTCCATCACCTTCCTGCTCAGCGACGACGGCACCAACATCAACGGCGCCATCCTCGCCTCCGACGGCGGCTGGTCCGCCCTGTAA
- a CDS encoding isochorismatase family protein, producing MSTLRRALILIDVQQQYFSGPLEIQYPPHQESLPMIAGAADAAIAAGIPIAVIQHSAGEGAPVFAPGTPGFDLHPEVERRKTAEWKSLVKQYGSVYAGTDLAEWLRKHDVDTVTLAGYMINNCVLASAVEAEFLGFTTEVLSDATGAINLANDAGFADANTVHTTLLALLNSNWAAVADTDTWTNALDTRQALSRSDLGSSAVAGSELVLQA from the coding sequence ATGAGCACCCTCCGCCGCGCCCTTATCCTCATTGACGTGCAGCAGCAGTACTTCAGCGGCCCCCTCGAAATCCAGTACCCGCCGCACCAGGAGTCCCTGCCCATGATTGCGGGAGCAGCTGACGCCGCCATCGCCGCCGGCATTCCCATTGCCGTGATCCAGCACTCGGCAGGTGAAGGTGCGCCGGTCTTTGCGCCCGGCACACCAGGCTTCGACCTGCACCCCGAGGTTGAACGCCGCAAAACCGCCGAATGGAAGTCGCTGGTCAAGCAGTATGGGTCCGTCTACGCCGGCACGGACCTCGCCGAATGGCTGCGGAAGCACGACGTCGACACGGTCACCCTGGCCGGCTACATGATCAACAACTGCGTGCTCGCCTCCGCCGTGGAGGCAGAGTTCCTCGGCTTCACCACCGAAGTCCTCTCAGACGCCACAGGCGCCATCAACCTCGCCAATGACGCCGGCTTCGCCGACGCAAACACCGTGCACACGACACTCCTCGCACTGCTGAACTCGAACTGGGCAGCGGTGGCCGATACTGATACATGGACCAACGCCCTGGACACCCGGCAGGCCCTCTCAAGGAGTGACCTCGGCAGCTCCGCGGTCGCGGGCTCCGAACTGGTCCTCCAGGCGTAG